One Ranitomeya imitator isolate aRanImi1 chromosome 1, aRanImi1.pri, whole genome shotgun sequence DNA window includes the following coding sequences:
- the LOC138672652 gene encoding uncharacterized protein encodes MTVISLIRENLDNYGNHTLIKLVIEYDQTDTPNAQLYQAKLGPDQTAQPAKSAPDIIPGRTRTRQHSQPKVLLITRPNSDQTAQPAKSTPDYQAKLGRTRQHSQPKVLLITKPNSDQTAQPAKSTPDYQAKLRRTRQHSQPKVLLIYPPKSLLLGALLHSVSVEAEAAEGLSEEDGMGGETLGAGAENSAARSGQCHEGPPSSSQSQRRDRRSGQPTVRCFFVCVLVVLCCSILIFYFFSLYFNGSQRAPDSNGEDEGIDVDRLIEKVREREPLWNMTDRSHADQRVTRQHWEQVCFIVVDNWEDLEPR; translated from the exons ATGACCGTAATTTCTCTCATCAGAGAGAATCTGGACAATTAtggaaatcacactctgatcaaacttgtAATTGAGTATGATCAGA CGGACACCCCGAATGCACAATTG TACCAGGCCAAACTCGGACCGGACCAGACAGCACAGCCAGCCAAAAGTGCTCCTGATATAA TACCAGGCCGAACTCGGACCAGACAGCACAGCCAGCCAAAAGTACTCCTGAT TACCAGGCCGAACTCGGACCAGACAGCACAGCCAGCCAAAAGTACTCCTGAT TACCAGGCCAAACTCGGACGGACCAGACAGCACAGCCAGCCAAAAGTGCTCCTGAT TACCAAGCCGAACTCGGACCAGACAGCACAGCCAGCCAAAAGTACTCCTGAT TACCAGGCCAAACTCAGACGGACCAGACAGCACAGCCAGCCAAAAGTACTCCTGAT ATACCCCCCAAaaagtcttcttctgggagccctccttcaCAGCGTCAGCGTA gaGGCTGAAGCAGCCGAGGGCCTCTCAGAAGAAGACGGGATGGGTGGAGAAACGCTAGGAGCGGGCGCAGAGAAT TCTGCTGCACGGTCTGGCCAATGCCATGAAGGTCCTCCCAGCAGCTCCCAGAGTCAGCGTCGTGATCGCCGCAGCGGTCAGCCTACTGTaaggtgtttttttgtgtgtgtgttggtaGTGTTGTGTTGCAGTatactaattttttattttttttccttatattttaacggttcacagcgtgctcccgactcaAATGGTGAGGATGAAGGTATAGATGTGGACCGCCTCATAGAAAAggtccgcgagcgggagccgctgtggaacatgactGACCGCAGCCATGCTGATCAGCGGGTTACACGTCAACACTGGGAGCAAGTTTGCTTCATCGTTGTCGATAACTGGGAGGACCTCGAACCAAGGTAG